A window of the Budorcas taxicolor isolate Tak-1 chromosome 10, Takin1.1, whole genome shotgun sequence genome harbors these coding sequences:
- the NUMB gene encoding protein numb homolog isoform X3 translates to MNKLRQSFRRKKDVYVPEASRPHQWQTDEEGVRTGKCSFPVKYLGHVEVDESRGMHICEDAVKRLKATGKKAVKAVLWVSADGLRVVDEKTKDLIVDQTIEKVSFCAPDRNFDRAFSYICRDGTTRRWICHCFMAVKDTGERLSHAVGCAFAACLERKQKREKECGVTATFDASRTTFTREGSFRVTTATEQAEREEIMKQIQDAKKADTDKTADGSSVAPGNIATSPSSPTSPTLDATASLEMNNPHAIPRRHAPIEQLARQGSFRGFPALSQKMSPFKRQLSLRINELPSTMQRKTDFPLKHTVPEVDGEAESISSLCSQITNAFSTPSEDPFSSAPMTKPVTVVAPQSPAFQGTEWGQSSGAVSPGLFQAGHRRTPSEADRWLEEVSKSVRAQQPQASAAPLQPVLQPPPPTAIAQPVPPFQGNTFLTSQPVPVGVVPPLQPAFVAAQSYPVANGMTYPAPNVPVVGITPSQMVANVFGTAGHPQAAQPHQSPSLVKQQTFPQYETSSAAASPFFKPPAQHLNGSAALNGVDDSRLASGDKQTEAPAGTCTVDPFEAQWAALESKSKQRTNPSPTNPFSSDLQKTFEIEL, encoded by the exons TACCTTGGGCATGTAGAAGTTGATGAATCAAGAGGAATGCACATCTGTGAAGATGCTGTAAAAAGACTGAAAGCT ACTGGAAAGAAAGCTGTTAAGGCAGTCCTGTGGGTATCGGCAGATGGACTCAGAGTTGTGGATGAAAAAACTAAG GACCTCATAGTTGACCAGACAATAGAAAAAGTTTCTTTCTGCGCCCCAGATCGGAACTTTGACAGGGCCTTCTCTTACATATGTCGCGACGGCACAACTCGGCGCTGGATCTGTCACTGCTTCATGGCCGTCAAGGACACG GGTGAAAGACTGAGCCACGCTGTAGGCTGTGCCTTTGCAGCCTGTTTAGAACGTAAGCAGAAGCGGGAGAAGGAATGTGGAGTGACTGCTACTTTCGACGCCAGTCGGACCACTTTCACAAGAGAAGGATCATTCCGTGTCACCACAGCCACTGAGCAAGCAGAAAGAGAGGAGATTATGAAACAGATCCAAGATGCCAAGAAAG CTGATACAGATAAGACAGCTGATGGTTCGTCAGTGGCCCCTGGCAACATTGCCACCTCCCCATCCTCTCCCACCTCTCCCACTCTGGATGCCACTGCCTCTCTGGAGATGAACAATCCTCACGCCATCCCACGCCGGCATGCACCAATTGAACAACTTGCTCGCCAAGGCTCTTTCCGAGGATTTCCTGCTCTTAGCCAGAAGATGTCACCCTTTAAACGCCAACTGTCCCTGCGCATCAATGAGTTGCCTTCCACTATGCAGAGGAAGACTGATTTCCCCTTAAAACACACAG TGCCAGAGGTAGACGGCGAAGCAGAGAGCATCAGCTCGCTGTGCTCACAGATCACCAATGCCTTCAGCACACCCTCTGAGGATCCCTTCTCATCTGCCCCAATGACCAAACCAGTGACAGTGGTGGCACCACAGTCTCCTGCCTTTCAAG GGACCGAGTGGGGCCAGTCTTCCGGTGCTGTCTCTCCAGGTCTCTTCCAGGCTGGTCACAGACGCACTCCCTCCGAGGCCGACCGCTGGTTGGAGGAGGTGTCCAAGAGCGTCCGGGCTCAGCAGCCCCAGGCCTCAGCTGCCCCTCTGCAGCCGGTCCTCCAGCCGCCCCCACCCACTGCCATCGCCCAGCCAGTGCCACCTTTCCAAGGAAATACATTCCTCACCTCTCAGCCCGTGCCAGTGGGCGTGGTCCCACCCCTGCAGCCCGCCTTTGTCGCTGCCCAGTCCTATCCTGTGGCTAACGGGATGACCTATCCAGCCCCTAACGTACCTGTGGTGGGCATCACTCCCTCCCAGATGGTTGCCAATGTGTTTGGCACCGCAGGCCACCCACAGGCTGCCCAGCCCCATCAGTCTCCCAGCCTGGTCAAGCAGCAGACATTCCCACAGTATGAGACAAGCAGTGCTGCTGCCAGTCCCTTCTTTAAGCCTCCTGCTCAGCACCTCAACGGTTCTGCAGCTCTCAATGGCGTAGACGACAGCAGGTTGGCCTCGGGAGACAAGCAGACTGAGGCTCCTGCAGGCACCTGCACGGTGGATCCCTTTGAGGCCCAGTGGGCGGCCTTGGAAAGCAAGTCCAAGCAGCGTACtaacccctcccccaccaaccccTTCTCCAGTGATTTACAGAAGACTTTTGAAATTGAACTTTAA
- the NUMB gene encoding protein numb homolog isoform X2, whose amino-acid sequence MNKLRQSFRRKKDVYVPEASRPHQWQTDEEGVRTGKCSFPVKYLGHVEVDESRGMHICEDAVKRLKAERKFFKGFFGKTGKKAVKAVLWVSADGLRVVDEKTKDLIVDQTIEKVSFCAPDRNFDRAFSYICRDGTTRRWICHCFMAVKDTGERLSHAVGCAFAACLERKQKREKECGVTATFDASRTTFTREGSFRVTTATEQAEREEIMKQIQDAKKDKTADGSSVAPGNIATSPSSPTSPTLDATASLEMNNPHAIPRRHAPIEQLARQGSFRGFPALSQKMSPFKRQLSLRINELPSTMQRKTDFPLKHTVPEVDGEAESISSLCSQITNAFSTPSEDPFSSAPMTKPVTVVAPQSPAFQGTEWGQSSGAVSPGLFQAGHRRTPSEADRWLEEVSKSVRAQQPQASAAPLQPVLQPPPPTAIAQPVPPFQGNTFLTSQPVPVGVVPPLQPAFVAAQSYPVANGMTYPAPNVPVVGITPSQMVANVFGTAGHPQAAQPHQSPSLVKQQTFPQYETSSAAASPFFKPPAQHLNGSAALNGVDDSRLASGDKQTEAPAGTCTVDPFEAQWAALESKSKQRTNPSPTNPFSSDLQKTFEIEL is encoded by the exons TACCTTGGGCATGTAGAAGTTGATGAATCAAGAGGAATGCACATCTGTGAAGATGCTGTAAAAAGACTGAAAGCT GAAAGGAAGTTCTTCAAAGGCTTCTTTGGAAAA ACTGGAAAGAAAGCTGTTAAGGCAGTCCTGTGGGTATCGGCAGATGGACTCAGAGTTGTGGATGAAAAAACTAAG GACCTCATAGTTGACCAGACAATAGAAAAAGTTTCTTTCTGCGCCCCAGATCGGAACTTTGACAGGGCCTTCTCTTACATATGTCGCGACGGCACAACTCGGCGCTGGATCTGTCACTGCTTCATGGCCGTCAAGGACACG GGTGAAAGACTGAGCCACGCTGTAGGCTGTGCCTTTGCAGCCTGTTTAGAACGTAAGCAGAAGCGGGAGAAGGAATGTGGAGTGACTGCTACTTTCGACGCCAGTCGGACCACTTTCACAAGAGAAGGATCATTCCGTGTCACCACAGCCACTGAGCAAGCAGAAAGAGAGGAGATTATGAAACAGATCCAAGATGCCAAGAAAG ATAAGACAGCTGATGGTTCGTCAGTGGCCCCTGGCAACATTGCCACCTCCCCATCCTCTCCCACCTCTCCCACTCTGGATGCCACTGCCTCTCTGGAGATGAACAATCCTCACGCCATCCCACGCCGGCATGCACCAATTGAACAACTTGCTCGCCAAGGCTCTTTCCGAGGATTTCCTGCTCTTAGCCAGAAGATGTCACCCTTTAAACGCCAACTGTCCCTGCGCATCAATGAGTTGCCTTCCACTATGCAGAGGAAGACTGATTTCCCCTTAAAACACACAG TGCCAGAGGTAGACGGCGAAGCAGAGAGCATCAGCTCGCTGTGCTCACAGATCACCAATGCCTTCAGCACACCCTCTGAGGATCCCTTCTCATCTGCCCCAATGACCAAACCAGTGACAGTGGTGGCACCACAGTCTCCTGCCTTTCAAG GGACCGAGTGGGGCCAGTCTTCCGGTGCTGTCTCTCCAGGTCTCTTCCAGGCTGGTCACAGACGCACTCCCTCCGAGGCCGACCGCTGGTTGGAGGAGGTGTCCAAGAGCGTCCGGGCTCAGCAGCCCCAGGCCTCAGCTGCCCCTCTGCAGCCGGTCCTCCAGCCGCCCCCACCCACTGCCATCGCCCAGCCAGTGCCACCTTTCCAAGGAAATACATTCCTCACCTCTCAGCCCGTGCCAGTGGGCGTGGTCCCACCCCTGCAGCCCGCCTTTGTCGCTGCCCAGTCCTATCCTGTGGCTAACGGGATGACCTATCCAGCCCCTAACGTACCTGTGGTGGGCATCACTCCCTCCCAGATGGTTGCCAATGTGTTTGGCACCGCAGGCCACCCACAGGCTGCCCAGCCCCATCAGTCTCCCAGCCTGGTCAAGCAGCAGACATTCCCACAGTATGAGACAAGCAGTGCTGCTGCCAGTCCCTTCTTTAAGCCTCCTGCTCAGCACCTCAACGGTTCTGCAGCTCTCAATGGCGTAGACGACAGCAGGTTGGCCTCGGGAGACAAGCAGACTGAGGCTCCTGCAGGCACCTGCACGGTGGATCCCTTTGAGGCCCAGTGGGCGGCCTTGGAAAGCAAGTCCAAGCAGCGTACtaacccctcccccaccaaccccTTCTCCAGTGATTTACAGAAGACTTTTGAAATTGAACTTTAA
- the NUMB gene encoding protein numb homolog isoform X4 translates to MNKLRQSFRRKKDVYVPEASRPHQWQTDEEGVRTGKCSFPVKYLGHVEVDESRGMHICEDAVKRLKATGKKAVKAVLWVSADGLRVVDEKTKDLIVDQTIEKVSFCAPDRNFDRAFSYICRDGTTRRWICHCFMAVKDTGERLSHAVGCAFAACLERKQKREKECGVTATFDASRTTFTREGSFRVTTATEQAEREEIMKQIQDAKKDKTADGSSVAPGNIATSPSSPTSPTLDATASLEMNNPHAIPRRHAPIEQLARQGSFRGFPALSQKMSPFKRQLSLRINELPSTMQRKTDFPLKHTVPEVDGEAESISSLCSQITNAFSTPSEDPFSSAPMTKPVTVVAPQSPAFQGTEWGQSSGAVSPGLFQAGHRRTPSEADRWLEEVSKSVRAQQPQASAAPLQPVLQPPPPTAIAQPVPPFQGNTFLTSQPVPVGVVPPLQPAFVAAQSYPVANGMTYPAPNVPVVGITPSQMVANVFGTAGHPQAAQPHQSPSLVKQQTFPQYETSSAAASPFFKPPAQHLNGSAALNGVDDSRLASGDKQTEAPAGTCTVDPFEAQWAALESKSKQRTNPSPTNPFSSDLQKTFEIEL, encoded by the exons TACCTTGGGCATGTAGAAGTTGATGAATCAAGAGGAATGCACATCTGTGAAGATGCTGTAAAAAGACTGAAAGCT ACTGGAAAGAAAGCTGTTAAGGCAGTCCTGTGGGTATCGGCAGATGGACTCAGAGTTGTGGATGAAAAAACTAAG GACCTCATAGTTGACCAGACAATAGAAAAAGTTTCTTTCTGCGCCCCAGATCGGAACTTTGACAGGGCCTTCTCTTACATATGTCGCGACGGCACAACTCGGCGCTGGATCTGTCACTGCTTCATGGCCGTCAAGGACACG GGTGAAAGACTGAGCCACGCTGTAGGCTGTGCCTTTGCAGCCTGTTTAGAACGTAAGCAGAAGCGGGAGAAGGAATGTGGAGTGACTGCTACTTTCGACGCCAGTCGGACCACTTTCACAAGAGAAGGATCATTCCGTGTCACCACAGCCACTGAGCAAGCAGAAAGAGAGGAGATTATGAAACAGATCCAAGATGCCAAGAAAG ATAAGACAGCTGATGGTTCGTCAGTGGCCCCTGGCAACATTGCCACCTCCCCATCCTCTCCCACCTCTCCCACTCTGGATGCCACTGCCTCTCTGGAGATGAACAATCCTCACGCCATCCCACGCCGGCATGCACCAATTGAACAACTTGCTCGCCAAGGCTCTTTCCGAGGATTTCCTGCTCTTAGCCAGAAGATGTCACCCTTTAAACGCCAACTGTCCCTGCGCATCAATGAGTTGCCTTCCACTATGCAGAGGAAGACTGATTTCCCCTTAAAACACACAG TGCCAGAGGTAGACGGCGAAGCAGAGAGCATCAGCTCGCTGTGCTCACAGATCACCAATGCCTTCAGCACACCCTCTGAGGATCCCTTCTCATCTGCCCCAATGACCAAACCAGTGACAGTGGTGGCACCACAGTCTCCTGCCTTTCAAG GGACCGAGTGGGGCCAGTCTTCCGGTGCTGTCTCTCCAGGTCTCTTCCAGGCTGGTCACAGACGCACTCCCTCCGAGGCCGACCGCTGGTTGGAGGAGGTGTCCAAGAGCGTCCGGGCTCAGCAGCCCCAGGCCTCAGCTGCCCCTCTGCAGCCGGTCCTCCAGCCGCCCCCACCCACTGCCATCGCCCAGCCAGTGCCACCTTTCCAAGGAAATACATTCCTCACCTCTCAGCCCGTGCCAGTGGGCGTGGTCCCACCCCTGCAGCCCGCCTTTGTCGCTGCCCAGTCCTATCCTGTGGCTAACGGGATGACCTATCCAGCCCCTAACGTACCTGTGGTGGGCATCACTCCCTCCCAGATGGTTGCCAATGTGTTTGGCACCGCAGGCCACCCACAGGCTGCCCAGCCCCATCAGTCTCCCAGCCTGGTCAAGCAGCAGACATTCCCACAGTATGAGACAAGCAGTGCTGCTGCCAGTCCCTTCTTTAAGCCTCCTGCTCAGCACCTCAACGGTTCTGCAGCTCTCAATGGCGTAGACGACAGCAGGTTGGCCTCGGGAGACAAGCAGACTGAGGCTCCTGCAGGCACCTGCACGGTGGATCCCTTTGAGGCCCAGTGGGCGGCCTTGGAAAGCAAGTCCAAGCAGCGTACtaacccctcccccaccaaccccTTCTCCAGTGATTTACAGAAGACTTTTGAAATTGAACTTTAA
- the NUMB gene encoding protein numb homolog isoform X1, whose amino-acid sequence MNKLRQSFRRKKDVYVPEASRPHQWQTDEEGVRTGKCSFPVKYLGHVEVDESRGMHICEDAVKRLKAERKFFKGFFGKTGKKAVKAVLWVSADGLRVVDEKTKDLIVDQTIEKVSFCAPDRNFDRAFSYICRDGTTRRWICHCFMAVKDTGERLSHAVGCAFAACLERKQKREKECGVTATFDASRTTFTREGSFRVTTATEQAEREEIMKQIQDAKKADTDKTADGSSVAPGNIATSPSSPTSPTLDATASLEMNNPHAIPRRHAPIEQLARQGSFRGFPALSQKMSPFKRQLSLRINELPSTMQRKTDFPLKHTVPEVDGEAESISSLCSQITNAFSTPSEDPFSSAPMTKPVTVVAPQSPAFQGTEWGQSSGAVSPGLFQAGHRRTPSEADRWLEEVSKSVRAQQPQASAAPLQPVLQPPPPTAIAQPVPPFQGNTFLTSQPVPVGVVPPLQPAFVAAQSYPVANGMTYPAPNVPVVGITPSQMVANVFGTAGHPQAAQPHQSPSLVKQQTFPQYETSSAAASPFFKPPAQHLNGSAALNGVDDSRLASGDKQTEAPAGTCTVDPFEAQWAALESKSKQRTNPSPTNPFSSDLQKTFEIEL is encoded by the exons TACCTTGGGCATGTAGAAGTTGATGAATCAAGAGGAATGCACATCTGTGAAGATGCTGTAAAAAGACTGAAAGCT GAAAGGAAGTTCTTCAAAGGCTTCTTTGGAAAA ACTGGAAAGAAAGCTGTTAAGGCAGTCCTGTGGGTATCGGCAGATGGACTCAGAGTTGTGGATGAAAAAACTAAG GACCTCATAGTTGACCAGACAATAGAAAAAGTTTCTTTCTGCGCCCCAGATCGGAACTTTGACAGGGCCTTCTCTTACATATGTCGCGACGGCACAACTCGGCGCTGGATCTGTCACTGCTTCATGGCCGTCAAGGACACG GGTGAAAGACTGAGCCACGCTGTAGGCTGTGCCTTTGCAGCCTGTTTAGAACGTAAGCAGAAGCGGGAGAAGGAATGTGGAGTGACTGCTACTTTCGACGCCAGTCGGACCACTTTCACAAGAGAAGGATCATTCCGTGTCACCACAGCCACTGAGCAAGCAGAAAGAGAGGAGATTATGAAACAGATCCAAGATGCCAAGAAAG CTGATACAGATAAGACAGCTGATGGTTCGTCAGTGGCCCCTGGCAACATTGCCACCTCCCCATCCTCTCCCACCTCTCCCACTCTGGATGCCACTGCCTCTCTGGAGATGAACAATCCTCACGCCATCCCACGCCGGCATGCACCAATTGAACAACTTGCTCGCCAAGGCTCTTTCCGAGGATTTCCTGCTCTTAGCCAGAAGATGTCACCCTTTAAACGCCAACTGTCCCTGCGCATCAATGAGTTGCCTTCCACTATGCAGAGGAAGACTGATTTCCCCTTAAAACACACAG TGCCAGAGGTAGACGGCGAAGCAGAGAGCATCAGCTCGCTGTGCTCACAGATCACCAATGCCTTCAGCACACCCTCTGAGGATCCCTTCTCATCTGCCCCAATGACCAAACCAGTGACAGTGGTGGCACCACAGTCTCCTGCCTTTCAAG GGACCGAGTGGGGCCAGTCTTCCGGTGCTGTCTCTCCAGGTCTCTTCCAGGCTGGTCACAGACGCACTCCCTCCGAGGCCGACCGCTGGTTGGAGGAGGTGTCCAAGAGCGTCCGGGCTCAGCAGCCCCAGGCCTCAGCTGCCCCTCTGCAGCCGGTCCTCCAGCCGCCCCCACCCACTGCCATCGCCCAGCCAGTGCCACCTTTCCAAGGAAATACATTCCTCACCTCTCAGCCCGTGCCAGTGGGCGTGGTCCCACCCCTGCAGCCCGCCTTTGTCGCTGCCCAGTCCTATCCTGTGGCTAACGGGATGACCTATCCAGCCCCTAACGTACCTGTGGTGGGCATCACTCCCTCCCAGATGGTTGCCAATGTGTTTGGCACCGCAGGCCACCCACAGGCTGCCCAGCCCCATCAGTCTCCCAGCCTGGTCAAGCAGCAGACATTCCCACAGTATGAGACAAGCAGTGCTGCTGCCAGTCCCTTCTTTAAGCCTCCTGCTCAGCACCTCAACGGTTCTGCAGCTCTCAATGGCGTAGACGACAGCAGGTTGGCCTCGGGAGACAAGCAGACTGAGGCTCCTGCAGGCACCTGCACGGTGGATCCCTTTGAGGCCCAGTGGGCGGCCTTGGAAAGCAAGTCCAAGCAGCGTACtaacccctcccccaccaaccccTTCTCCAGTGATTTACAGAAGACTTTTGAAATTGAACTTTAA